AAGAACAAACTATTTTTAATCATATTGGAAATAAAATCAAAACGGAAGACCGAGAAATTAATGTAATTGCTAGATTAGATGAACCACTAATTGTAATATTAGGGAATGTTTTGAGTGACGAAGAATGTGACGGACTTATTGAATTGTCAAAAGACAGAATGAATCGTTCCAAAATTGGAGTTAAGCACGAAGTAAATGAGATAAGAACGAGCAGTAGTATGTTTTTTCAAGAAAATGAATATGAAATCATTACCAAAATCGAAAAAAGGATTTCAACAATCATGAATATACCCATTGAACATGGAGATGGTATTCAAATTCTTAAATATACTCCTGGGCAAGAATATAAAGCTCATTTTGATTTTTTTACATCCTCAAGTATAGCAGCAAAAAATAATAGAATTAGCACAATCATCATGTACTTAAATGATGTGGAGCTTGGGGGAGAAACTTTTTTTCCTAAACTGAATTTTTCAGTGTCCCCGCGAAAGGGAATGGCTGTGTATTTCGAATACTTCTATAACGACAAAAATCTAAACGAACTAACTCTACACGCTGGAGCACCCGTTATCACTGGTGAAAAATGGGTTGCAACACAATGGATGAGGAGACAAAAATAGTCTGCAGCTGGATAATGTTTAAACGATTGACTTTAAAAGTTTTAATTTTAGGTGCCTTTGTTCATTAGGCACCTATTTAGGATTCTGTTTATTAAAATGGCCAAACGATGAAATCAAAAAAAGAATGATCAATAGTCTAAATTAACACTGGTTGGTCTCTTTGAACTCCAAAAGTTCTGAGTACACTATTCATTTACCCTTAGTACTTTTTCTAAAATTATCGTAATCGGTCTTAATGTAATGAAATACCTTCGCGTTGCCATTATGGTCTGGATGAGTTATTTTTAATAACCCTTTATATTCTGCTAATACTTCTTTATTGCTCGCCGTTTTAGAAAGCCCTAATTTTTCACTATAATCATTTGATTGAATAGTGGAGTCAATATTGTAATTGTTTCTGATGTTTTCTTTTAATTTTATCAATTCATTACGTAATTCAATATTTTCTTTTAATAAATCCTTTGTTTCATTTTGTAATTCACTCTTCTCATTCTTTAGAATGGTAACTTCCTTTTTGAACATATCCCTCTGCTGAATCAATATTCTTTTTGCAGTCTCATGAAGTTCTTCAATACCTTCTATATGCTTATCTTGAGCTTGTATTTTTAATTTTAATCGGTGTATGATTTCGTCCTTATTTTGATCTATGATATCATTTATAGCCAGCTTTGAAGCTGAGCCATCGCTTATGTAACCATTGTTCCTCTTTCCGTTTCCAGAGTATTTAATCTTACCTTCGCGAAGCCAGCGACTAACAGTTTGTACACTATTACTTTCTGTTACTCCTGCATCTTTCAACATTTCAAATGCTTGATCTGTGCCATCCATTATGTATCCGGCTTTTCTATTCTTGTTTCCTCCCTCATATTTAATCTTACCTTCACGAAGCCAGCGTCTTACAGTTTGTATACTGCTACTTTCTGTTACTCCTGCATCCTTTAACAGGTCGAAAGCTTGATCTGTGTTCACATTGTTCCCCCTTTCTCCTTATTACGCAATGTAATGTTACTCGAATGATATTAGCCTATTAAAAGGAATATATTTTTCAACGAATGCGATTAATTTGTATGTCAATGTTTTAAATAATAGCATAGCCATTTTCTAAACAAAGAACAAATAGATGAAGAATATATGACGAATATCACAGAGAGATAACGATTAGGTATCAAAATTAAAAGTGTGAAACCAGAAATAAATTATCGGTAACTACTAAAGTCATGATATCAATGGTGGTGTTCAGTTATTATGAGCAATATATACATTCAGATTGAATCCAGGATCATGGGAAAGTGAGAATGAACGCTACATTATACATATCTTACATGCTATGCTACCGTGCGGGATGATTTTTGCCTGCATATGAAAAGAGATAAGAATCATACCAATAATCCCATAAGGAGTACCGCAAGCAATAAGTGGATTTACAACGTTAAGGAAATTCCAATATTAAAAATCCCAATCTCTCAGTGATATAAATGAGAAATTGGGATTTATTTATTCATCAATTACGATTTAAGCTGCAACTAAAAGACACTAAAACAGCCGCTATTTCCATGTTGATATTATTTAACTACAGAAAATTATTGTTGACCCTCTGTATAAATTTGGAAGGTTATGCCGAATTTATCTGATACAATCCCATAAGCAGGGCTGAAAAATGCTTCCTGCAGCGGCATTTTCACTTCTCCACCTTGCGACAAAGTTTCAAAGATTCGTTTTGATTTTTCAATATCATTAATTGAAATACAGATCGTGACTTGATCTCCAGATTGACTGGTTTGACCTGGAAACGTATCGGAAAACATGAGGTCCGTTTCCCCAACCTTTAACATTGCGTGCGCCACAAGATCCTTTGCTTCTTCTGGCAGAGGAAATTCCGGGTTTTCTGGCATTTCTCCAAAAGTTTGATTAAAAACGACTTTTGCATCCAATGCTTTTTCGTAAAATTGGATCGCTTCCTTTGCATTTCCGTTCATCATTAAATATGGAGATAATCGCATTGTCATAATTAAATAGCTCCTTTTGCTTTGATTTTTTTACAAAGCTTGAGAAATTTCCAAGCTTCCTTTTGAACTGGTCAGTGGCAATAACCACCATACCATTATTACCCATGATTGTATTTTATAATACGGAACATGTGTTCGTCAATTAAAATTTACTGCAAACTATCAATTTTTTTGTGTTAACGATTGAAATGAAAATTCCAAGGTGGCCTTTAATGCAGTCATGGAAAACTACTTTTGATTACCAAAATCTGATTGATTTATTATCGGTTTTTCAAATCATGAAGCATTTCAAACGAGAACAAGGTGAAATGAAAAAGGCATGACCCCAGTAGATTGCCGGTTTCATGCCTCAAGTCTGTTTAAAAAGTGTTTAATTTTTTGTGATATCGTTTATTTTAATTAACTTGCTATCATTTCTGAATCTTGTCCTTTTTTAAGGTTTGGTAACTTAGAGTCTATAGATAGGAATCGGCTTCCATTCAATACTAGGTGAAGTGCAATAATCATAAGTACGAGATCCAGTTCGTACCCTGTACCTTCTCCATTCCCCATAAAACCTGCTGGGAATTTCACATAAACAATTGCTCCAGCCATGATGAAAACAAGGAGGGCAGAAATTATTCTTGTTCCAAGACCTATAATTAAGGCAATTCCTCCAACCAATTCAATAATACCTACTACATAGGCCATAAATCCCGGAATGCCTATACTTTGAAACCATCCTGCAGTGTTATCCAATCCACCTTTGAATTTTGACAAACCATGCAAGAAAAATGAAATTCCCAACATAACTCTTAATAAAAAGGTACCGATCTCTTGTTTATTCATGTCACATCTCCTTTTTTTATTTTACACTACAAAGTGTAGTGCAAAGTGGTAAAAAAATCAAGTGAAAGTCATCCGACAATCACTATAGTCATTCCCAGAAGTAAAACCAAAACATAAATTGAAACGAAAATCGTGATAGTTTCAGCCTTCAAAGGAATTGATTTATGGGGATCAATTAATTGCTGAAGTCTATAGTTAACTGATTCATTGGAGAAGTGGACAAGGACAGGAGAGGATTTATCAGTGCAACCATGTTTAATTAACTTCAATAAAGCGGCACTTATGCCTAATTCAGTCCCCATTTTTTTAATCGCATTCTCGTCGGCTGATAATTCACTTATTATTTTGTAATTTTTATGACACCATTTTGTCAGTGGGACAAACCATAACCCATCTGAGATCAACTGTAAAATAAAGATTACCAGCGGATCATATTTTTTTTGGTGAAAGGCTTCATGCTCCACTACCGCTTCTAGTTCATCAAAGTCCAATAATCGAATTAAGCCAGTACTGAACACAATGAAAGGCCGCCTGAAACCAAGCGTAAACGCAAGAGGATGTTCAGCGTTCACAACTAAGATATCATTGTTGACCCGTTTGAATGTTTCATTTATGGACCTTGTCATATCAACGTTTTTTGAAAGAAAAAGCTTTTGTTTAAATCTTCTGGATAAGAAGTATTGCTCAGCAATTTTGAATAATGTGCTCAATATACTATAGGATATTATTATACTGAGCAGGGTGACAACCACAAAGTAGTATACTGAATCTTCCTTGAATAAACTAAAACAAAATTTAAAAAAGTTGGCTTTAATATTCACACCAAAAAAGATATGTACTAAAAACGCTCCCATTTGGCACCATACTACACATGCAATTAAAAGGCTCAGACTTATAACAAAATAAGACTTTCTCTTCCACATTATAATTTATCCTTTTTTAACGATTGGATTTTTTGTTCCAATTTTTCAATTAAATCTTGGTCAGCGTCTTTCATGGCATCCAGCATATGGCTTATGACCGCCCCACCAAATTCATCCAGCAAATTCTCAGTCAATTTCTTTGACTGCTCTTCTAAAAACTCCGCTTTGGACTGCACCGGGCGAAATAATGAAAGTCTCCCTTCAGACCTCTTTTCAAGAATGCCTTTTTCTACTAAACGATTCATGACGGTCATTACTGTGTTGAAATTGATAGGTTTGTCAAGTTCCAATGATTGCTGAACCGATTTAATGCTCTGTTCATCTTTATCCCATAAATATTCCATGATATTAGCTTCCAATGGACCAAAGAAACGATTCAGTCCAACTTCATCATATTTAAAATTTTTAATATTCATCCTTTAACACCTCCCACTACAAATTGTAGTGGAAATCCTTGTTACAATCAAGTTTCATCCGGAAGATTAGTATCACGGATTTCTATAGATTGACTATTCAGGTCTCTATTGTCCTTGCTTTACCAAGTTCCTCTGGTCCTCCACCTCTATTACACTCCACTCCTTTTTCAGCAGAAAATGTTCATCCGTTCCTTTTTCCTTATAAGCAGGGATTAAAATTTGCTAATAAATAAAAAAACGAGCCTATTGGAGGCTCGTTTCACTGATTAATAATTTCTCTTTGTGCAAGTTTCTCTATTTCATCAGAATTATAAAAATGATATCCTTTTGCCGTCGTTTGACCCGCAGCGTACATTGCAGCAGCTACTTTGTTTGCTTCTATTGCACGATATGGGCGTATAGGGCCCACAAAGAAATATTTAGCAAAAGTACTTATCAGCCCAGAAATCTTTTCACCTGCCCTGAATTCCTTGCGTTCTCCAAGAAGTAAGGAAGGGCGGAATATATGTACAGTATTCACTTCCAAGTGTTGTAGTGTTCCTTCTACATCGCCCTTAACACGACTGTAGAAAAACTTTGATTTGGAATTCGCTCCCATTGCCGTTATGACGAGTAATTTTTCAACATTGGCCGTCTTTGCCATTTTAGCTGCTTCGATAACATAGTCATAATCCACTTTACGAAAAGCTTCCTTCGATTTAGCCTTTTTGATCGTAGTACCCAAACAAATGAAAACATCGCTGACTTTGAACAAATCGGCGTACTTGGATAAATTATCGAAATCCACCACATGGCCTATGCACTTGGCATCAGTGATTTTCATTTCGCTTCTTGTCAGTAAATGGATCTCACTATAGATTTTGCTGTTGCTTAGCTCTTTAACCAACTGGGTGCCGACCAAACCTGTAGCTCCTAAAATCAATGCCGTCTTATTAGTCATGATTCCCTTCTTTCTATAATTAGCACCTAACTATCAACCATATCCTTTTTAACTATAACCAAGCTTAATAGGACTAAGATAAATGATTTACTTGATTGAAATCATTAATTATCCAAGAGTCGACTTCAAATCTAATCGTACTCAAACATGCATTGAACAATCGCATTTCGTTGGATACGATTGACTCGTTTGACATCAAGCGTAAAATAAAATGAATGACCGCTCCATGTGCAACAAGTATGACTTTCCTCTCAGGATACTCCTTCTGAATTTCCTGGAGTCCATTCATCAGCCTGTTTCGTAAAGATTTCTGATTTTCTTGACCAGGATATTCTTTATTCACGAATGCTGACTCCCTTTCAGCTGCTGTCATTCCTTCAGCGACGCCAAAATTCTTTTCAATGAATTCCATTTTTTCAATAACAGGGACTTCAATATAATGCGAAATGATATCTGCCGTTTCCCTTGCCCTTTTTAAAGGGCTTGAAATAATTACATCCCAATCATCTTTTGACAAAAATTCACCACATTGCCGTGCCTGTATCTTTCCGAGTTCATTTAAAGGAATATCAGTCTGCCCCTGCAGTTTCCCTAGTGCATTCCAATCTGTTTGACCATGCCGCACTAAACAAATAGTAGTAATTGTCCTCAAACCCCTCTAAGTAAATTGTTATTTCTTCACTTCTTCAATGATGGAATGTCCTTCAGTCTGTTCAAGATCTGACCATTTCCATTTTTCATGCAAACGTATCCTTCCATCCGGCAACATTTCAGGGGTGGAAAGACAGCAGCCTCCTCTAATTTCCCCTTTTTCATTGATATGATTATACCTGAATTCCAGAGTTCCATCCAGATTGACAAGCCCTATTAAAGTCCCTTTAACAATCTCTCCGCCCTGATAACTTGCTGAAAGAATTGAGCCTTCTTGTGAATAGTGGAAGGAAGTATTTCCTGACACTTCTCCATTTTCAGAATTGACTTTAGCTTTGAATATCCGACCATCATAATTAAACATCATCATTCCCCCATATAAATTAATAAGGATAATGATACCAAATTATTCAAAAAAAGAATATTGAAAAATCTTATGGGATTTTAATTCTGTGTCGATGGAAATGACACAAAAAATACATAATATTCCCCATTGAATTCCACTATTATATTGTGGTTAGATTATGGAAGATGTTACTTATGGAATGAACAATCCCCAAGTTGAAACGTCTAATTAAACTGGAAGATGTTGGTGAGGTGCTCAAGTGAAAGAAATACTTCTGATTCTACTATTACAACTTATTTATGTTCCGATTTACACGTTGCGAACCATTTTCTTAGTAAAAAATATTACCATACTTGCCTCGATACTTGGTATAGCAGAAATGTTAATATACGTTTTTGGTTTATCCCTAGTATTTGGCGGTGACCAAAGCATACTCGCCATGGTTGTATATGCAGTCGGTTTTGGAATCGGAATAATTTTTGGTACGAAAATTGAGCAAAAACTTGCCATCGGTTTTATTAATGTAACCGTTAATACTCAAACCAAAAATGAACATTTGGTAGACACACTGAGGAACAACGGATTTGGTGTAACTCTTTATACGGGCGAGGGCAGGGATAGCAACCGTTATCGTATGGAAATTTTGACAAAACGGAATCGGGAACAAGAATTGATAGCAACCGTTGAAAAGTTTGAACCTAAGGCTTTCATCATTTCATATGAACCACGTTATTTTAAAGGTGGATTTTTATTGGACCGGTTGAAAAATAAAGCAAGCTGAATGAAATGCAAAAGCCCATCTTTCAAGATGGGCTTTTGCATTATTTCGTTTTTGGTTTTCTGATCTTCACTGCCGTTATCGGTTGTTTTTTAATCCACTTTAAGTATTTTTTTATTCTTCATCATCTTTCAGCAATAGCACGGTATTCAGCTGGATGGCCAGCTCTCGGTTTGAATACAGGGCGTGAATCTGTTTGTGACAAGATTTACAGAGATAGGCAATGGGGTAAATGGCTGCCGCCTAATTCTCTAGGTGTTAAATGATGGATGGTCAGTTCTATCTCATCACTGTCACAAAGCTCACAAGTACCCTTCATCTCATTACTCGTCCATTATGGCTTTACGGATTTTCCTTCTTCAACAATATGAAACATCAAATGGGCAAGATGGTGTATTGGTCCATACTCTTCATTGTCATCATCTTCTTCATTCTCCACTTCCACTTCATCCATCCCTTGTAAATAAAGTGCCATGAACTCATAAAAATCATTTTTAGTAAAGGAGTAACAATCACTTGGATCCTGACTATCTTCTTCATACTGTAAAACTAGATGGGATAAATCACCCTCATCATCTTCAGCATCAAAAAAAACGAAATACCCGATATTTGTATCCAGTTCAAATAATCTGCGAAAACCGCGTGATGTTGATTTTTCAAACTCAGCCGACGTCAATTTTTGCACTTGCATGCTGTCTACATTATCTTCCTTATGAAAGCCCACGATAAATGTGTTCATAATCTAACCTCCTGTTGAATATGGATAACCATAGTATTCCCATTTAACCGGATTTATTCAATTTAGAGATTTGCTTCCAAGACAACAGGGCAATGATCGCTGCCCATGACATCGCAGTGAATGTTAGCCTCTAATAAGGAATCTGCCAAACGTTTTGAAACAATGAAATAATCGATTCTCCACCCGATATTCCGCTCTCTCACTTTAGCCATATATGACCACCAACTATAGGCACCTTCCCGGTCCGGATAAAAATAGCGAAAAGTATCGATAAATCCTGCATCAAGTAAATCAGTCATCTTTCCACGCTCTTCATTAGTGAAACCGGAATTCCCAATATTGGTTTTTGGGTTTTTTAAATCAAGCTCAGAATGCGCGACATTAAGGTCCCCACAAAAGATAACCGGCTTCACCAAGTCCAGTTCCTTAAGATAATTTATCATCCCATCTTCCCATTCGAGACGGTAGTTCAGCCTGGATAAATCCCTTTTTGCATTGGGTGTATAAACATTCACCATATAAAATTTCTCGAATTCCAGTGTTATGATCCTGCCTTCCGGCTCCTCGTTCAGCTCCCCTACCCCATATTTCACGGAAAGCGGTTTTTCCTTCGTGAAAATGGCTGTACCGGAATATCCTTTTTTCAATGCATAATTCCAATATTGATGGTACCCTTCCAACTCAAGTGAAATCTGCCCTTCTTGTAGCTTAGTTTCTTGAAGGCAAAAAATATCTGCATCCACATCTTTAAAGTAATCTAAAAATCCTTTTTTTACACAAGCCCTTATTCCATTCACATTCCAGGAAACCAATTTCATATTTTCTTTAATTCTCCTTATGGCCAATTAATTTCTTTACATTTCAACTATACTATTTATCTGCTTTTTTTCCCATTAGAGTACATTCGAAAACAATCTGGCAAATGATTCTTTTGAACGT
The DNA window shown above is from Peribacillus sp. FSL P2-0133 and carries:
- a CDS encoding 2OG-Fe(II) oxygenase, which produces MTVENKTSKEQTIFNHIGNKIKTEDREINVIARLDEPLIVILGNVLSDEECDGLIELSKDRMNRSKIGVKHEVNEIRTSSSMFFQENEYEIITKIEKRISTIMNIPIEHGDGIQILKYTPGQEYKAHFDFFTSSSIAAKNNRISTIIMYLNDVELGGETFFPKLNFSVSPRKGMAVYFEYFYNDKNLNELTLHAGAPVITGEKWVATQWMRRQK
- a CDS encoding VOC family protein; protein product: MTMRLSPYLMMNGNAKEAIQFYEKALDAKVVFNQTFGEMPENPEFPLPEEAKDLVAHAMLKVGETDLMFSDTFPGQTSQSGDQVTICISINDIEKSKRIFETLSQGGEVKMPLQEAFFSPAYGIVSDKFGITFQIYTEGQQ
- a CDS encoding DoxX family protein; the protein is MNKQEIGTFLLRVMLGISFFLHGLSKFKGGLDNTAGWFQSIGIPGFMAYVVGIIELVGGIALIIGLGTRIISALLVFIMAGAIVYVKFPAGFMGNGEGTGYELDLVLMIIALHLVLNGSRFLSIDSKLPNLKKGQDSEMIAS
- a CDS encoding M56 family metallopeptidase, translated to MWKRKSYFVISLSLLIACVVWCQMGAFLVHIFFGVNIKANFFKFCFSLFKEDSVYYFVVVTLLSIIISYSILSTLFKIAEQYFLSRRFKQKLFLSKNVDMTRSINETFKRVNNDILVVNAEHPLAFTLGFRRPFIVFSTGLIRLLDFDELEAVVEHEAFHQKKYDPLVIFILQLISDGLWFVPLTKWCHKNYKIISELSADENAIKKMGTELGISAALLKLIKHGCTDKSSPVLVHFSNESVNYRLQQLIDPHKSIPLKAETITIFVSIYVLVLLLGMTIVIVG
- a CDS encoding BlaI/MecI/CopY family transcriptional regulator, which translates into the protein MNIKNFKYDEVGLNRFFGPLEANIMEYLWDKDEQSIKSVQQSLELDKPINFNTVMTVMNRLVEKGILEKRSEGRLSLFRPVQSKAEFLEEQSKKLTENLLDEFGGAVISHMLDAMKDADQDLIEKLEQKIQSLKKDKL
- a CDS encoding NAD(P)H-binding protein, whose product is MTNKTALILGATGLVGTQLVKELSNSKIYSEIHLLTRSEMKITDAKCIGHVVDFDNLSKYADLFKVSDVFICLGTTIKKAKSKEAFRKVDYDYVIEAAKMAKTANVEKLLVITAMGANSKSKFFYSRVKGDVEGTLQHLEVNTVHIFRPSLLLGERKEFRAGEKISGLISTFAKYFFVGPIRPYRAIEANKVAAAMYAAGQTTAKGYHFYNSDEIEKLAQREIINQ
- a CDS encoding histidine phosphatase family protein, encoding MTTICLVRHGQTDWNALGKLQGQTDIPLNELGKIQARQCGEFLSKDDWDVIISSPLKRARETADIISHYIEVPVIEKMEFIEKNFGVAEGMTAAERESAFVNKEYPGQENQKSLRNRLMNGLQEIQKEYPERKVILVAHGAVIHFILRLMSNESIVSNEMRLFNACLSTIRFEVDSWIINDFNQVNHLS
- a CDS encoding n-acetylglutamate synthase; translated protein: MFNYDGRIFKAKVNSENGEVSGNTSFHYSQEGSILSASYQGGEIVKGTLIGLVNLDGTLEFRYNHINEKGEIRGGCCLSTPEMLPDGRIRLHEKWKWSDLEQTEGHSIIEEVKK
- a CDS encoding DUF2179 domain-containing protein, giving the protein MKEILLILLLQLIYVPIYTLRTIFLVKNITILASILGIAEMLIYVFGLSLVFGGDQSILAMVVYAVGFGIGIIFGTKIEQKLAIGFINVTVNTQTKNEHLVDTLRNNGFGVTLYTGEGRDSNRYRMEILTKRNREQELIATVEKFEPKAFIISYEPRYFKGGFLLDRLKNKAS
- a CDS encoding cytosolic protein, translating into MNTFIVGFHKEDNVDSMQVQKLTSAEFEKSTSRGFRRLFELDTNIGYFVFFDAEDDEGDLSHLVLQYEEDSQDPSDCYSFTKNDFYEFMALYLQGMDEVEVENEEDDDNEEYGPIHHLAHLMFHIVEEGKSVKP
- a CDS encoding exodeoxyribonuclease III — its product is MKLVSWNVNGIRACVKKGFLDYFKDVDADIFCLQETKLQEGQISLELEGYHQYWNYALKKGYSGTAIFTKEKPLSVKYGVGELNEEPEGRIITLEFEKFYMVNVYTPNAKRDLSRLNYRLEWEDGMINYLKELDLVKPVIFCGDLNVAHSELDLKNPKTNIGNSGFTNEERGKMTDLLDAGFIDTFRYFYPDREGAYSWWSYMAKVRERNIGWRIDYFIVSKRLADSLLEANIHCDVMGSDHCPVVLEANL